The following proteins come from a genomic window of Rutidosis leptorrhynchoides isolate AG116_Rl617_1_P2 chromosome 10, CSIRO_AGI_Rlap_v1, whole genome shotgun sequence:
- the LOC139873583 gene encoding receptor protein kinase-like protein ZAR1 encodes MLNLIINGSLYFIIFLNLYAAALNSDGLSLLSVKSAVEGGAAIFSDWNDNDATPCHWTGVTCANISGESDPRVVGLALAGRSLRGYVPSELGNLVYLRRMNLHNNNFYGSIPNQVFNATSLHSIFLYGNKLSGELPVSICNPPRLQNVDLSHNSITGTIQKFLGTCRQLQRLILAGNKISGELPAGVFPELANLVQLDLSSNSLSGSLPFDIGQLKSLSGTLNLSFNNFDGKLPESLGDLPLTVSFDLRDNNFTGEISQVGSFENQGPTAFLNNPLLCGFPLQKNCRNNNLAMAPGGQSFTPMGDDNESKRGLKLGLIILISVADAFGVALIGLIIVYLYWRKKDSNGCSRTSHGRFGGNQKSRFCSFPCARGFPSTDSEVESEKGTGGSGGNVSGGGGGGGSSSSEGGELVAIDKGFSIELDELLRASAYVLGKSGLGIVYKVVLGNGIPVVVRRLGEGGEQRYKEFVTEVQAVGRVKHPNVIKLRAYYWATDEKLLISDFISNGNLASALRGQTSTILSWSTRLRITKGTARGLAYLHECSPRKFVHGDITPSNILLDNEHQPYISDFGLNRLINITDNNPSSGGGFMGGALPYLKSTQPEKINNYRAPEARIASDRPTQKWDVYSFGVVLLELLTGKSPEISSPTTSTSTEIPDLVKWVRKGFEEETPLSDMVDPMLLQEVHAKKEVLTMFHLALSCTEQDPEIRPRMKTVSESLEKIRT; translated from the exons ATGTTGAACCTTATAATTAATGGGtcattatattttatcatttttcttAATCTTTATGCCGCCGCACTCAACTCCGACGGCCTCTCTTTACTCAGCGTAAAATCCGCCGTGGAGGGCGGCGCAGCCATTTTCTCTGACTGGAATGACAACGATGCTACCCCATGTCACTGGACTGGTGTCACGTGCGCCAACATTTCAGGAGAGTCAGACCCACGTGTCGTCGGACTAGCACTCGCCGGAAGAAGCCTCCGGGGATACGTTCCGTCGGAACTCGGAAATTTAGTATATCTCCGGCGAATGAATTTACACAACAACAACTTCTACGGTTCAATTCCTAATCAAGTCTTCAATGCGACGTCGCTTCATAGTATTTTTCTCTACGGAAACAAACTTTCCGGCGAACTACCGGTCTCAATTTGCAACCCACCACGTCTCCAAAATGTCGATTTATCACATAACTCAATCACAGGAACAATTCAGAAGTTTTTAGGAACTTGTCGGCAGTTGCAAAGGTTGATTCTGGCGGGAAATAAAATTTCCGGCGAACTTCCGGCGGGCGTCTTCCCTGAGCTAGCCAACTTGGTTCAACTTGATTTATCTTCAAATTCACTTAGTGGGTCTTTACCGTTTGATATTGGGCAATTGAAGTCATTATCAGGAACTTTAAATCTTTCATTTAATAATTTCGACGGAAAGCTGCCGGAATCATTAGGTGATTTACCGTTAACCGTTAGTTTTGATCTCCGGGATAATAATTTCACCGGAGAAATTTCTCAAGTGGGTTCTTTTGAGAATCAAGGTCCAACGGCGTTTTTAAATAATCCGTTACTTTGTGGATTTCCGTTGCAAAAAAATTGCCGGAATAATAATCTGGCGATGGCTCCGGGAGGTCAAAGTTTTACTCCGATGGGTGATGATAACGAGTCCAAAAGAGGGTTGAAACTGGGTTTAATTATATTAATTTCTGTAGCGGATGCATTTGGGGTGGCATTAATAGGATTAATTATTGTTTATTTATATTGGAGAAAAAAAGATTCAAATGGTTGTAGTCGTACTTCACATGGTAGATTTGGTGGGAATCAGAAATCAAGATTCTGTTCTTTTCCTTGTGCAAGGGGATTTCCTAGCACGGATTCTGAGGTAGAATCCGAAAAAGGTACTGGTGGTAGTGGCGGCAATgttagtggtggtggtggcggcggtGGAAGTAGTAGTAGTGAAGGTGGAGAGCTAGTGGCGATTGATAAAGGGTTTAGTATTGAGTTGGATGAATTGTTGAGAGCTTCGGCTTATGTATTAGGTAAAAGTGGATTAGGTATCGTGTATAAAGTAGTGCTCGGGAATGGGATCCCGGTTGTGGTCAGACGGTTAGGGGAAGGGGGCGAACAACGGTATAAGGAGTTTGTGACTGAGGTTCAAGCGGTCGGGAGGGTGAAGCATCCGAATGTGATTAAGTTACGAGCTTATTATTGGGCTACTGACGAAAAGCTTCTAATTAGTGATTTCATATCTAATGGTAATTTGGCTTCAGCACTACGAG GTCAAACATCTACAATTCTTTCATGGTCAACGAGGTTAAGGATTACGAAAGGAACCGCAAGAGGCTTAGCGTATCTCCATGAATGTAGTCCTCGAAAGTTTGTTCATGGAGACATTACGCCATCTAATATTCTCCTTGACAACGAGCACCAACCATACATATCTGATTTTGGTTTAAATCGCTTAATAAACATCACCGACAACAACCCCTCATCCGGTGGTGGATTCATGGGTGGGGCCCTACCGTACTTAAAGTCAACCCAACCCGAAAAGATCAACAACTACCGTGCACCAGAAGCCCGAATTGCATCCGACCGACCTACACAAAAATGGGATGTTTATTCTTTTGGGGTAGTGTTACTTGAATTACTCACGGGAAAGTCACCAGAGATTTCGTCTCCAACAACTTCGACATCAACCGAGATCCCGGATCTAGTGAAGTGGGTAAGGAAAGGGTTCGAGGAAGAAACTCCACTTTCGGATATGGTGGATCCAATGTTGCTGCAAGAAGTACACGCGAAAAAAGAAGTATTAACTATGTTTCACTTAGCCCTTTCATGTACCGAGCAAGACCCTGAAATTCGACCTCGAATGAAAACGGTATCGGAAAGCCTTGAAAAGATTAGGACATAA